In one window of Drosophila innubila isolate TH190305 chromosome 2L unlocalized genomic scaffold, UK_Dinn_1.0 4_B_2L, whole genome shotgun sequence DNA:
- the LOC117782065 gene encoding uncharacterized protein LOC117782065 isoform X2, producing the protein MMKIEQVLLCYGLLFTMFFALSEARPSGNDAATDTDALEQQDVEDVRGGYAGYEMPAQAIYPNIPMDRLQMLYAQYRPTAYMHTPSYGNMNELYRLPESKRQVRYRQCYFNPISCFRK; encoded by the exons ATGATGAAAATTGAGCAGGTTTTGTTGTGCTATGGTCTCCTTTTCACCATGTTCTTTGCCCTGAGCGAGGCACGACCGTCCGGCAATGATGCAGCTACC GATACTGATGCCTTGGAACAACAGGATGTGGAGGATGTGCGTGGAGGCTATGCTGGCTATGAAATGCCTGCCCAGGCTATTTATCCCAATATACCCATGGATCGTTTGCAGATGCTCTACGCGCAATACAGGCCAAC TGCCTATATGCATACACCTTCCTATGGCAACATGAATGAGCTTTACCGTTTGCCGGAGAGCAAGCGTCAAGTAAGATACCGACAATGCTACTTCAATCCTATCTCTTGCTTTAGGAAGTAA
- the LOC117782065 gene encoding uncharacterized protein LOC117782065 isoform X1 yields MMKIEQVLLCYGLLFTMFFALSEARPSGNDAATDTDALEQQDVEDVRGGYAGYEMPAQAIYPNIPMDRLQMLYAQYRPTYSAYMHTPSYGNMNELYRLPESKRQVRYRQCYFNPISCFRK; encoded by the exons ATGATGAAAATTGAGCAGGTTTTGTTGTGCTATGGTCTCCTTTTCACCATGTTCTTTGCCCTGAGCGAGGCACGACCGTCCGGCAATGATGCAGCTACC GATACTGATGCCTTGGAACAACAGGATGTGGAGGATGTGCGTGGAGGCTATGCTGGCTATGAAATGCCTGCCCAGGCTATTTATCCCAATATACCCATGGATCGTTTGCAGATGCTCTACGCGCAATACAGGCCAAC gtaCAGTGCCTATATGCATACACCTTCCTATGGCAACATGAATGAGCTTTACCGTTTGCCGGAGAGCAAGCGTCAAGTAAGATACCGACAATGCTACTTCAATCCTATCTCTTGCTTTAGGAAGTAA
- the LOC117781271 gene encoding uncharacterized protein LOC117781271: MSINKLNLLLLQLLLIVNLGIGCWARPKWQQQQDAALNEVTSQEVPIAAEQIPNNLIEELSALRSPRGYYKKRRSFYKTQAVLQHSQIRGRFYNVPADGYPEVGVIPPGGANYYSNEVLPLSTYEIYEPETMYY; the protein is encoded by the coding sequence ATGTCAATCAACAAGTTAAATCTTTTACTGTTGCAGCTTCTGCTCATCGTCAATCTGGGAATCGGTTGCTGGGCGCGTCcgaagtggcaacaacaacaagatgcCGCCCTCAATGAGGTGACCTCCCAGGAAGTTCCAATTGCTGCTGAACAAATTCCCAATAATTTAATCGAAGAGCTCTCCGCCTTGCGTTCACCTCGTGGCTACTACAAAAAGCGTCGCTCCTTTTACAAGACTCAAGCTGTATTGCAACACAGCCAAATTCGGGGGCGTTTCTACAATGTGCCAGCTGACGGGTATCCAGAAGTCGGGGTCATACCGCCCGGTGGTGCCAACTACTACAGCAATGAGGTGTTGCCGCTGTCCACCTACGAGATCTACGAGCCGGAGACCATGTATTATTAA
- the LOC117782066 gene encoding uncharacterized protein LOC117782066: protein MLIVRYLIALVFSVFMMATSLRIEERYRRSGEYKISTPDRLVLQMQHRAGKDIQVRQLERRRLIV from the coding sequence atgcttATCGTTCGTTATTTAATCGCCTTGGTCTTCTCCGTCTTTATGATGGCCACCTCGCTGAGAATCGAGGAGCGTTATAGACGCTCTGGAGAATATAAGATCTCAACGCCAGATCGCTTGGTATTACAAATGCAACATCGTGCAGGGAAGGATATTCAAGTCAGGCAGCTGGAGAGAAGACGCTTAATTGTATAA